CGGAGGACTTGTCCGAAGTGGATTCAGCGACCAGAGCTACCCGATCTTGTTCTTTGGATTCCAGATAGGCAATGACCATATCCCTGGCTTCGGATGGAACCACCAACAGGTCGGCCAGCTCACCCAAGGCTGCGCTGAGCGCTTTTTCGTATTTCTCATCCACAACCAAATGCTGTGAGAGAGGCTCAATTCCTTTGGGTAAATGGCCCTTGCGGGAATCCTCCAAAAGGGCCTTAGAACCTTCGGAATAGCCACTCAATGCAGCTTCAGCCTGTTGGAGGACATCAAATTGAGCCTTCAACTTTGCCTTGGTGGCATTTAGCGAAGCCTGTTTATCCGTCTCAGATTGGCGTTGGACTTCCAGTTGGTCTAATAAAGCCCGTTTCGCTTTCAGGCTTTCATTTTGTTTTTCAAGGTTCTTCTCAGCGGCTTGATAGGCTTTATCAGCTTCTTCCGTCTTGCCCTTCAAAGCCACGCTTTCTTCTTTGAGCGCAGCTAAAGACGCCTCAGCCTTATCCCGTTCAAGCGCCTGAGACTGAAGGCGGTTATTCAGCTCTTCCAGCCGGGCTTTCAACTGCAGATTTTCAGTTTCGAGTCTGATTCGTTTCTTACGGGTTTCGGAAAGCAGCGCTTCTTCGTTTTCCTTCTGGCGTTTGACTTCTGCCAGTTTCGTTTCGACCTGGTTAACTTCATCCAGGGCGGCGTTATATTCAGCGGTCCGTTGTTCAATCTCTTCCGAGAAACCAAGTTCCTGGGTTTCCAGGCCGGTCAGTGCTTCTTCAACGTTCGCCAGATCGATCTCGATATCCTGCTGCTGCTGTTTATAGGATCGGCGCCGTTCTTCCAAGATAGCTAGTTCTCGGGAGGATTTTTCAAAATCGCGATGTAATTCAGACAGCGTTTTATGCGCCAGTTCCAGGGCGTGCCGCTTTTCCTGCAGTGTGTTGCGGGACTCCTCAACCTGATGGCTGAGTTCGGCATGTTGCCGCCGCATGGCGCTGAGCTGTTGTTCATGGTTCTTATATGCCGTGCGGGCGTTTCGCAAGTCATCCTGCTTCTGGTGCCAGTGGAAGCCATACCATTCTCGCAGCAGCAACTGCAGATCAGCTCGCAGACTTTGATACTCTGCGAACCTCGCCGATTGGCGTTCCAGGCTGCGCAGACGGGGTTTAATTTCCGTCATAATATCCAGCACCCGATCCAGGTTCTTGCGGGTGTTCTCAAGCCTTTTCAGGGCTTCAGCTTTTCTGGATTGATAGAGGCCAATCCCGGCCGCTTCTTCAAAGAGCTTCCGGCGTTCATCAGGCTTCAATGCCAGAGCCACATCAACCAGGCCCTGCCCGATGATCGTATAGGACATCTCCGCCAGGCCGGTCTGGGCCAGTAGCTCGCTGATATCCTTTAGCCGGACTTTTTGTCCATTCAGCAAGTATTCATTCTGCCCATCTCGATAGGCTCGCCGTGAAAGCGAAACTTCAGCGTAATCAATGGGCAGCCAGCCATCTTCGTTATTGAAATTGATGGTGACAGCCGCCATCCCAGCCCTCGGCTTATGTTGTGAACCAGAGAAGATCATATCTTCTGTTTTCTTGGCTCGCAGGAGGGAATAGGATTGTTCGCCCAATGCCCAGCGGATAGAATCGGCGATATTCGACTTTCCGGAGCCGTTCGGGCCGACAATAGCCGTAATCTGCCCCGGGAACGCTAAACGGGTACTCGTTGCAAATGTCTTGAAACCCTGTAATTCCAGGGAATTGAGCCTTCTGATCATAAATTTATCGTCGCTCCAACATCCCCAGCTTGATTAGAGCTTCTTTGGCGGCGGCTTTTTCTGCGGATTGTTTGCTGGTTCCGGTTCCCCGGCCATAAGGTTTCTTGCCTATTCGAACTTCCATTTCGAAGAGTTTGGCGTGGTCAGGACCCTTTTCATCCAACAGGACATAACGCGGCGAGGAATGACCATTGCCTTGCGCCCATTCCTGGAAGCGGCTTTTCGTATCATCATCCATGTGGTTTTGGAAGATATCGTCAACCACATCTTCTAATAAAGGGAACATAAATCCATTCACAGATTTGATCCCACCCTGCAAATAAAGGGCTCCAACCAGAGCCTCAAATGCATCACAAAGCAAAGTGTTGCGCTCTCGACCCCCTGCCTGAATCTCACCATGCCCCAATTTTAGAGCTGAACCTAAATCGATCATCTTGGCGAATTCAGCCAATTGATCGGTATATACCAGGGCGGCCCGCAAGCGAGTCAGGTCGCCTTCGGGCTTTTCAGGGAAATGGTTATAGAGCCAATCTGCCACTATGAAATCCAGTACAGCATCACCCAGAAACTCTAACCGTTCATTATCCTCAATGGCGTCTTTATTTTCATTGAGGTAAGAACGATGGGTGAGTGCTCTGGATAAAAGGAAATAGTCTTTGAAGGGAAGGTTGAGGCGTTTCGATAAATGTTCCGGCGCTTCGGACGTAAAGACATCAGTCATATATCTATAATCCTTATCCAGAACCACCGATGCGCCAGCCATCTCATGAAATGGCTTGCGCATCAACAGTTCGACTATTGAACTTGTGTTTTGTTTAAGATTGTAACCTAAAACATTAAAATCGTAAAATCATTTTCATATCTTGAGGGATATTCTCCGCTCTCAGGGTATAATGGGAACCAGGTAAATATTTATGTCCATTATCCATACTGCAGGATCAGATTACAAAGTCAGTACTGAGGTCTATGAAGGTCCATTAGACCTCCTTTTAGATTTAATCGTCAAATCCGAACTGGATATCACCCGCCTGGCCCTGGCTGCCGTGACCGATCAGTTCTTGGCTCACCTTTCGGATCTACAACAGAATTCTGCGGTGGAAGTCTCGGGTTTCCTGGTTATTGCAGCGAAACTAGTCCAGATCAAGTCCGAGGCCTTGTTGCCGCGGCCGCCTGAGCGTGAGGAGGGCGAAGAAGACCCAGCGGAAAGTCTCGCTCGTCAGCTCAAGATCTACCGTGCGGTCAAAGCGACCTCTAAATGGCTGCACAACCGAGAAGAAGAAGGATTACAATCCTATATCCGCTTAGCACCCCCTCCCATCATTGATGAAGAACTGGACCTAAATGGTGTCACTGTTGATAATTTGGTCGCTATGCTGGAGGCGCTCTACCAGTTCCAAGAGGAAGCAGCACCGATTACCTCAGTTGTTGCCATCCCAAAGGTGACCATCAAGAATAAAATCCGGGAATTGTTAGGGAAATTGCAACAACAAACCTCTCTCTCCTATCGCAATTTGCTGCCAGAGCATTACGACAGAATTGAGGCCATCGTACTCTTCCTGGCTATCCTTGAAATGGTGAAGCAACGTTATGCCGTGGCTGAACAATCAGACCTTTTTGCGGATATCGCTATCTCCCCCACAGACAAAACTTTTGAGGATAATGAGATCGTCTTGGCATTGGATGAGTAAACCGTTATAATTAATTGGAATGATGTTTAAAAATTTATCCACAAGTAAGATTGAGCCAATAAAACTATGGAAGACGAATCAAAAGTAGTAATTGAAGAAATTCCATCCCTCCCTGCTGAGAGTTCAGTTTCACCTGAAGCAACAACTGATGAAAGCAAAAAAAATACGATTATCGGCATCATTGCGCTTGTGATTATCGTTGCGTTGGTTGTTCTGGCCACCATTTTTCTCGCTAAGCCTGATAATGCTGACATGACAGAGCGTATCCGGGATATCGTCATCATCTTCACAGCACTGGTCGGTCTGGTCATCGGGGTGGCTTTGGTGATCCTCATCATTCAGCTCTCCACACTGATCAACCTGCTTCAAAACGAGATTCGACCGATCATTGATTCAACCAACGAGACGGTGAACACCCTCAAAGGAACGGCGCAGTTTGTGTCAAATAATCTGACCGAACCGGTGATCAAGATGAATCAGTTGATGGCGATGATCAAGCAACTATTTAGTTTACGCAAACGTTAATCAAACATAATTTTTTTGGTTCATAATAATATTGAGATCAACAAGTTCATAAAGGAGCATAAAATGTCAGAAAAAAATGATTTTGGTGCATTCTTAATTGGTTTTGTGGTTGGCGGCCTGACTGGTGCTGCAGTTTCTCTCCTCTTTGCCCCACAATCCGGCGAGGAAACCCGCGCATTAATCCGCGATAAAGCGATTGAAATACGTGATCAGGCTTCAGAAACTGTGGAAGAGGCTCGTGTTCAGGCAGAAAAGGCCTGGGAAGAAGCCAAGCACAAAACTGAAGAATGGTCCGAACTTGCCAAGGAAAAAGCTGCGGAATTGAAGGACAAAGGCGGCAAGGCACTTGAAGAAGGACGGGCCAAGGTTGCTGAAACCATCAAACCCAAAGAGAAAGCTGCTGAGTAGCACTTTCTAGTCTATGAATCTAAGGGCTGGTCGCTATCAGACCGGCCTTTTTATTTTAAGAAAAGCTGATGGAATGGCTTCCAAAATATCCAAGGCCGTCACACTCTCAGCTCCTCCTAATTGTTGATGCGCCTGGATTCCAGCAAAGGCGTGCAGCCAGACGCCGAGAAGCGCAGCTTCTTTAGGTTGCGCCCCCTGCGCTAAGAGGCCACCAAGGATACCCGTCAGAACATCACCCGACCCTGCCGTTCCAAGGGCGGAATCGCTAACCGGGCTAATGAAGATTTGACCATCAGGCAGCGCAATCACTGTATGAGCGCCTTTCAGAACAAGTGTCACGCCCCAATCCTGCGCATATTTTTTAGCATTATTCCAACGGTTCGCCTGGATCTCTGCAATGGGCCTTCCTGTGATTTCGGACATCTCACCAGGGTGTGGGGTCAGGATTGTTTGCGCCGGCACTTTTTCCCACCATTTTTCAATTCTGCCCAACAGCTTCAGACCATCCGCATCAAATACAACTGGCAGATCTGTTGGTATCATGGGCAGGAGCGCTTCCAAAAAGGCCAAATTAGTTTCTTTCAATCCCCATCCCGGGCCCAGAGCTAAGGCATCTGAGCTCTCCAGTGCCTTTCTAAGGCCTTTTACGCCCGATGGCGCATACCCGCCCTCATTCTCCAATATTATCGTCCAGACAGCCTCTATCAGCCTTCCTGCAAGGCTCTCCCGAACCGCCGGCACAGTCGCAACATTCACCAGACCGCAGCCAGCTAGATATGCTGCTTTTCCTGCAAGATAAGCTGCACCGGTGTATTGACGTGTGCCAGCCACGACCAAACAGGTGCCAAAGGTCCCTTTATGACCGGTATCAGGTCGCTTGGGTAGCAGATTGAAAGCCAACGCCTCATCCAT
This Chloroflexota bacterium DNA region includes the following protein-coding sequences:
- the rnc gene encoding ribonuclease III: MTDVFTSEAPEHLSKRLNLPFKDYFLLSRALTHRSYLNENKDAIEDNERLEFLGDAVLDFIVADWLYNHFPEKPEGDLTRLRAALVYTDQLAEFAKMIDLGSALKLGHGEIQAGGRERNTLLCDAFEALVGALYLQGGIKSVNGFMFPLLEDVVDDIFQNHMDDDTKSRFQEWAQGNGHSSPRYVLLDEKGPDHAKLFEMEVRIGKKPYGRGTGTSKQSAEKAAAKEALIKLGMLERR
- a CDS encoding segregation/condensation protein A translates to MSIIHTAGSDYKVSTEVYEGPLDLLLDLIVKSELDITRLALAAVTDQFLAHLSDLQQNSAVEVSGFLVIAAKLVQIKSEALLPRPPEREEGEEDPAESLARQLKIYRAVKATSKWLHNREEEGLQSYIRLAPPPIIDEELDLNGVTVDNLVAMLEALYQFQEEAAPITSVVAIPKVTIKNKIRELLGKLQQQTSLSYRNLLPEHYDRIEAIVLFLAILEMVKQRYAVAEQSDLFADIAISPTDKTFEDNEIVLALDE
- a CDS encoding YtxH domain-containing protein, with amino-acid sequence MSEKNDFGAFLIGFVVGGLTGAAVSLLFAPQSGEETRALIRDKAIEIRDQASETVEEARVQAEKAWEEAKHKTEEWSELAKEKAAELKDKGGKALEEGRAKVAETIKPKEKAAE
- a CDS encoding NAD(P)H-hydrate dehydratase; amino-acid sequence: MKIVSIGQMKAIEKSANKTGITYETMMAHAGNGVAEWVLAHLEPKMGVIGLVGSGNNGGDTLIALTRIAVKGYRTQAFLVRARDEDPLVTEYINAGGVVIDLTIECTLQYLEAAIGPGSILLDGMLGTGFHLPMKGSLLSLMTQIHDAIQQQPEIMVIAVDCPSGVDCDSGEATEQCLKADYTLTMAAAKQGLLIEPASSLTGEITLVDIGIGDISQYIADDCPILMDEALAFNLLPKRPDTGHKGTFGTCLVVAGTRQYTGAAYLAGKAAYLAGCGLVNVATVPAVRESLAGRLIEAVWTIILENEGGYAPSGVKGLRKALESSDALALGPGWGLKETNLAFLEALLPMIPTDLPVVFDADGLKLLGRIEKWWEKVPAQTILTPHPGEMSEITGRPIAEIQANRWNNAKKYAQDWGVTLVLKGAHTVIALPDGQIFISPVSDSALGTAGSGDVLTGILGGLLAQGAQPKEAALLGVWLHAFAGIQAHQQLGGAESVTALDILEAIPSAFLKIKRPV